In Candidatus Ancaeobacter aquaticus, a single genomic region encodes these proteins:
- a CDS encoding NAD(+)/NADH kinase, with protein MKQFGLIAHKTKKHSIDVAEDIMCFCDQHGVKLKAESWIAQKLKRPEIGTSFDAIIKKTDIVLVLGGDGTILSTAKKMKGIKTPLLGINLGGLGFLTAIRYQDVKESLLGILQGKINIEKRVMLKASVIRKGQPVEVFHAANDVVVTNSALARMINLEVSIDSEYLTNYTSDGLIVATPTGSTAHSLSAGGSIVCPDIPSILVTPICPHSLRTRPLIISENKIIYIDICSQYDSIFLTIDGQVGAQLEYHDNVMIERSKQCLHLAYFTDNTYFDILREKLKWGGYSKCKSTI; from the coding sequence ATGAAACAATTTGGTCTTATTGCCCACAAAACAAAAAAACATTCAATTGATGTTGCCGAAGACATAATGTGTTTTTGTGATCAGCATGGCGTAAAATTGAAAGCTGAGTCATGGATTGCACAAAAATTAAAAAGGCCGGAAATTGGAACATCGTTTGATGCTATTATTAAAAAGACGGATATAGTTCTTGTTCTTGGAGGAGATGGTACAATTCTTTCAACTGCAAAGAAAATGAAGGGTATAAAAACACCGCTTCTCGGGATAAATTTAGGAGGCCTCGGTTTTTTAACGGCAATCCGATATCAAGATGTGAAAGAATCTTTATTGGGCATACTTCAAGGAAAAATTAATATAGAAAAAAGAGTTATGCTCAAGGCCAGTGTTATAAGAAAAGGGCAACCAGTTGAAGTATTTCACGCGGCAAATGATGTTGTCGTAACGAACAGTGCGCTTGCACGAATGATCAATCTTGAAGTATCAATTGATAGTGAATATTTAACAAATTACACGTCTGACGGTCTCATTGTTGCTACACCGACAGGATCAACGGCACATTCTTTGTCTGCTGGAGGCTCAATAGTGTGTCCTGATATTCCGTCAATTCTTGTGACACCAATATGTCCACATTCATTAAGAACTAGACCTCTTATTATCTCAGAGAACAAAATAATATATATTGATATCTGTTCACAATATGATAGCATTTTTTTAACCATAGACGGGCAGGTTGGTGCACAGTTGGAGTACCACGATAATGTAATGATAGAGCGTTCGAAGCAGTGCTTGCATCTTGCGTATTTTACGGATAATACCTATTTTGATATTTTACGTGAGAAACTTAAATGGGGTGGATACTCTAAGTGTAAGAGTACCATTTAA
- a CDS encoding 2-oxoacid:acceptor oxidoreductase family protein translates to MIRKIIISGSGGQGILLAGKVLADAAIKEGKEVTYMPSYGAEVRGGTANVNVIISDEEIASPVVLVPDTVLVFNAPSKDKFEGLVKTGGLMVVNDSIVTKKEKRTDIDYLFISATDIAQTHGSIKSANMVMLGAYSGKTNVISIKSLIASFNEMFGHKKEELRKINEIAIREGWTRGNG, encoded by the coding sequence ATGATTCGAAAAATTATCATATCAGGATCTGGTGGGCAGGGTATACTTCTTGCGGGAAAAGTTCTTGCTGATGCGGCTATAAAAGAAGGCAAGGAAGTAACATATATGCCTTCATACGGAGCGGAAGTAAGAGGTGGTACCGCGAATGTTAATGTTATTATATCCGATGAGGAAATCGCATCGCCAGTGGTTTTAGTGCCAGATACGGTACTTGTCTTTAATGCTCCATCAAAAGACAAGTTTGAAGGGCTTGTGAAAACGGGCGGTCTTATGGTAGTGAACGATTCAATTGTTACGAAAAAAGAAAAACGTACAGATATAGATTACCTTTTTATTAGTGCAACTGACATTGCCCAAACTCATGGGTCTATAAAATCAGCGAACATGGTCATGTTAGGTGCCTACTCTGGAAAGACAAATGTCATTTCAATTAAATCTCTTATTGCATCGTTTAATGAAATGTTTGGCCATAAGAAAGAAGAATTGAGAAAGATTAATGAAATAGCAATTCGTGAAGGATGGACAAGAGGAAATGGGTAA
- a CDS encoding TIGR00282 family metallophosphoesterase: MNILIIGDIVGRPGRQAVEALYPRIKEEYGIDFFIANGENAAAGSGITAKIADELFSLGVDVLTMGDHVWDQKEIYNYMQGHENLLRPLNYPRNVPGKGSVIAASKNGYKVGVVNVVGQVFMKSIDSPFNVIKEEIACLSKETPIIIVDVHAEATSEKNAMAWYIDGTVSALVGTHTHIQTADEQILPKGMAFITDLGMTGPYRSVLGRDIESVLKRFTTQMPVRFGVASEDVKLCGVVVTVDELSGKATNIERIAISMNNDG, encoded by the coding sequence ATGAATATATTGATTATTGGTGATATTGTTGGGAGACCCGGACGACAGGCGGTCGAAGCATTGTATCCGCGCATTAAAGAAGAATATGGGATAGATTTTTTTATTGCAAATGGTGAGAATGCTGCTGCTGGGTCCGGTATTACCGCAAAAATAGCCGATGAATTGTTTTCTTTGGGTGTTGATGTTCTTACGATGGGAGATCATGTCTGGGATCAAAAAGAGATCTATAACTACATGCAGGGCCATGAGAATTTATTACGACCACTTAATTATCCGCGTAATGTGCCGGGAAAAGGTAGTGTTATAGCTGCCTCTAAAAATGGATATAAAGTTGGGGTTGTAAATGTTGTTGGGCAAGTATTTATGAAGTCGATAGATTCTCCTTTTAATGTAATAAAAGAAGAAATAGCATGCCTTTCTAAGGAAACACCGATCATTATTGTTGATGTGCATGCTGAAGCAACATCAGAAAAGAATGCTATGGCATGGTATATTGATGGTACTGTGTCAGCACTTGTCGGTACGCATACTCATATACAAACTGCAGACGAACAGATACTTCCTAAAGGGATGGCATTTATTACAGACCTGGGCATGACCGGTCCGTATCGGTCAGTATTAGGTAGAGATATTGAATCTGTGTTGAAACGCTTTACTACACAAATGCCGGTAAGATTCGGTGTAGCGTCTGAGGATGTAAAGCTCTGCGGCGTTGTTGTCACTGTTGATGAACTGTCAGGGAAAGCCACGAATATTGAGAGAATAGCCATTAGCATGAATAATGATGGTTAG
- the xseA gene encoding exodeoxyribonuclease VII large subunit — protein MNSEITLQEKIFSVSEITTGIKCVLESHFQEFWIEGEITNLRIPSSGHMYFSLKDANAQISAVHFKGYGRNTLKHALADGLKVLAYARVDVYEKQGKCQLRILKIEPKGVGALQLAFEALKKKLRAEGLFDESVKKSIPQLPQSIGIVTSPTGAAIRDILNIIERRFSNISILINPVRVQGDGSSEEIAAAIDQCNELGNIDVIIVTRGGGSLEDLWAFNEEAVARAIYRSSIPVISAVGHEIDYTISDFTADLRCPTPSAAAELVIGKKSEFIDTINNLEGRLSSAIENAIQDGDNRIKLALENRFFKDPKTIIRQYQQHVDNKTSSLDAEVEHLLTLKRKDFILHSHKLEMLSPLQVLERGYSVTLCREKVLKDARVAEKGDIMTTVLKRGKISSQVIQIEDNEL, from the coding sequence ATGAATTCAGAAATAACTTTGCAGGAAAAGATATTTTCGGTAAGTGAAATAACGACAGGAATTAAATGCGTACTTGAGTCGCATTTTCAAGAGTTTTGGATTGAAGGTGAGATTACAAATCTGAGAATACCATCGTCTGGTCATATGTATTTTTCTCTTAAAGACGCGAATGCTCAAATATCAGCAGTTCATTTTAAAGGGTATGGAAGGAACACTCTTAAACATGCTCTTGCCGATGGATTAAAAGTGCTTGCATATGCGCGGGTTGATGTTTATGAAAAGCAGGGAAAATGCCAATTACGTATTTTGAAGATTGAACCAAAGGGTGTTGGAGCGTTACAACTTGCATTTGAAGCATTAAAAAAGAAATTGCGAGCAGAAGGCCTTTTTGATGAATCTGTAAAAAAATCGATACCGCAATTGCCCCAATCAATTGGGATAGTGACTAGTCCGACCGGTGCCGCAATTCGGGACATACTTAATATAATTGAAAGACGATTTTCGAATATTTCAATTCTTATTAATCCAGTGCGTGTTCAGGGGGATGGTTCATCAGAAGAGATTGCCGCTGCGATAGATCAATGTAATGAACTGGGAAATATTGATGTCATTATTGTTACACGTGGAGGCGGGAGTCTAGAAGATTTATGGGCTTTTAATGAAGAAGCCGTTGCGCGTGCTATATACCGTTCATCTATACCGGTAATATCGGCTGTTGGTCACGAAATTGACTATACTATAAGCGATTTTACCGCTGATTTGAGGTGTCCGACGCCTTCAGCTGCCGCTGAACTTGTTATAGGGAAAAAAAGTGAATTCATTGATACAATTAACAACCTTGAAGGCAGGCTTTCGAGCGCTATAGAAAATGCTATACAGGACGGGGATAATCGCATAAAATTGGCATTGGAAAATCGCTTTTTCAAAGATCCTAAAACTATTATTCGCCAATATCAGCAGCATGTAGATAATAAAACAAGCAGTCTTGATGCAGAAGTGGAGCATCTTTTGACACTTAAAAGGAAAGACTTCATATTGCATAGTCATAAATTGGAAATGTTGAGTCCATTGCAGGTTCTAGAACGAGGCTATAGTGTTACCTTATGCCGTGAAAAAGTCCTGAAAGATGCTCGGGTAGCTGAAAAAGGTGATATTATGACAACAGTACTTAAAAGAGGAAAAATTTCATCTCAAGTGATACAAATTGAGGATAATGAGCTATGA
- a CDS encoding thiamine pyrophosphate-dependent enzyme, whose protein sequence is MKKVFGRTKSLKDAHTHYCGGCGHGIAHRILCEVIDELNIREKTIGIAPVGCAVLGYDYWNFDVCEAAHGRTPAVATGIKRARPDSIVFSYQGDGDLAAIGTAEIVHAANRGENITVIFVNNTVYGMTGGQMAPTTLVNQTTLTTPQGRSYEEYGAPLKICELLSQLSGVAYAIRVSLHAPTEIIKAKKAIQKAFQTQIDKQGFSIVEIVSQCPTYWGLDPIRSIDYVKDVLLPYFSLGVYKDKTK, encoded by the coding sequence TTGAAAAAGGTATTTGGAAGAACTAAAAGTTTAAAAGATGCTCACACTCACTATTGTGGCGGTTGTGGTCATGGTATTGCGCATCGAATTCTCTGTGAAGTAATAGATGAACTTAATATCAGAGAAAAAACAATTGGCATTGCGCCTGTTGGGTGTGCAGTTTTGGGATATGATTACTGGAATTTTGATGTGTGTGAAGCTGCACATGGAAGAACACCGGCTGTTGCAACGGGCATAAAAAGAGCTCGACCTGATTCTATAGTGTTTAGTTATCAGGGAGATGGAGACCTTGCTGCTATTGGTACTGCAGAAATAGTTCACGCGGCGAATCGTGGAGAGAATATAACGGTTATCTTTGTCAATAATACGGTATATGGGATGACCGGCGGACAGATGGCTCCAACGACACTCGTTAATCAAACGACATTGACCACTCCCCAAGGAAGATCATACGAAGAATATGGGGCGCCACTTAAAATTTGTGAGCTTTTATCGCAGTTATCCGGAGTTGCTTATGCCATACGTGTTTCTCTTCACGCGCCAACAGAGATAATAAAAGCAAAAAAAGCAATTCAAAAAGCATTTCAAACACAAATTGATAAGCAGGGTTTTTCAATCGTTGAGATTGTTTCGCAGTGTCCAACATATTGGGGTCTTGACCCCATACGATCAATTGATTATGTGAAAGACGTATTGCTTCCATATTTTTCATTAGGTGTATACAAAGACAAAACAAAATAG
- a CDS encoding TlyA family RNA methyltransferase has translation MKIKKRLDQALHERGLVESREKAKRLVIAGKVKVNDCVVDKPSYIISEDDVFAVKESEPFVSRGGFKLQKAVEKFSLSVHDKIALDVGASTGGFTDCLLKNGALKVYSVDVGRGQLAWVLRNDERVIVRENINARYLSEKDVPDKVDIATIDVSFISLKKILPSVKKFLKTNAIVIALIKPQFEADRADAKKGVVKDPAVHKKVNDSIIAFAQDIGFDFQGLTVSPITGPAGNIEFLLYLGLK, from the coding sequence ATGAAGATAAAAAAGCGTTTAGATCAAGCATTACATGAAAGAGGGCTTGTTGAAAGCAGAGAAAAGGCAAAACGGTTGGTTATTGCAGGAAAGGTCAAAGTAAACGATTGTGTAGTTGATAAGCCATCATATATTATTAGTGAAGATGATGTTTTTGCCGTAAAAGAAAGCGAACCATTTGTCAGTAGAGGAGGGTTTAAACTACAAAAGGCTGTAGAAAAATTCTCTTTATCGGTACACGATAAGATAGCGCTTGATGTGGGGGCCTCTACGGGAGGGTTTACCGATTGCCTTCTAAAGAATGGGGCTCTTAAAGTATATTCAGTAGATGTAGGGAGAGGCCAGCTTGCATGGGTGCTCCGTAATGATGAACGTGTAATAGTGCGTGAAAATATAAATGCAAGATATTTGAGTGAAAAAGATGTTCCTGATAAAGTTGATATAGCAACTATTGATGTATCTTTTATTTCATTAAAAAAAATATTACCTTCTGTAAAAAAATTTCTTAAAACGAATGCTATTGTGATTGCACTTATTAAGCCGCAGTTTGAAGCTGATAGAGCTGATGCTAAAAAAGGTGTTGTGAAGGATCCAGCTGTGCACAAGAAAGTAAATGACTCAATAATTGCATTTGCACAGGATATTGGTTTTGATTTTCAAGGACTAACCGTTTCGCCAATCACAGGGCCTGCGGGAAATATTGAGTTTTTATTATATCTTGGCTTAAAATAG
- a CDS encoding exodeoxyribonuclease VII small subunit: MKEIKFEDALQNLETIVGDMEAGELSLDESLKKYEEGIKLSRFCLKKLDEAEKKIEMLQKGLDGKVKKKKFVPEKNVSKNEAFIDNDNENLSEEDLF; this comes from the coding sequence ATGAAAGAAATAAAATTTGAAGATGCATTACAAAACTTAGAAACAATAGTCGGTGATATGGAGGCCGGTGAGTTATCTCTAGATGAGTCATTAAAAAAATATGAAGAGGGAATTAAATTGTCGCGATTTTGTCTAAAAAAACTTGATGAAGCCGAGAAAAAGATTGAAATGCTTCAAAAAGGATTAGACGGTAAAGTGAAGAAAAAGAAATTTGTTCCTGAAAAAAACGTTTCTAAAAATGAAGCGTTTATAGATAACGATAACGAGAATCTTTCGGAAGAAGATTTATTTTAA
- a CDS encoding 3-methyl-2-oxobutanoate dehydrogenase subunit VorB has product MNKKISQEKKKLMCGNEVFAEAAVQAGCKYYFGYPITPQNEISAYLSKRLPEVGGVFLQAESELASISMVHGAAAVGERVLTSSSSPGMSLMMEGISYLAGSELPAVIVNVMRGGPGLGNIGPAQSDYFQAVKGGGHGDYRCIVLAPHTVQEVAHLTFHAFDLADIYRMPVILLADGVLGQMMEPVSIEKEKKNTLPDKTWSLTGCKNRNPNVVKSLYLGEKVLYNHNCKLQDRYKKIEGSEVMCQTYNVSDAHLILVAYGISARLCKSAMNDLRKKGLKVGLIRPITLWPFPYALCEKYAGKNKVFLTVEMSFGQMIEDVRLGVNGKSEVCFYGRGGGDMLTKQEIVKEITQLYKKKFHS; this is encoded by the coding sequence ATGAATAAAAAAATATCTCAAGAGAAGAAAAAACTTATGTGTGGAAATGAAGTGTTTGCAGAAGCAGCAGTTCAAGCTGGTTGTAAATACTATTTCGGATACCCGATAACTCCACAGAATGAAATCTCCGCATATTTATCAAAGAGACTTCCCGAAGTCGGGGGAGTATTTTTGCAGGCTGAAAGTGAACTCGCGTCTATTAGTATGGTACATGGAGCTGCTGCTGTAGGAGAACGTGTTTTAACCTCTTCATCGAGTCCTGGAATGAGTCTTATGATGGAGGGTATCTCTTACCTTGCCGGGTCAGAACTTCCCGCAGTTATTGTAAATGTTATGCGTGGCGGACCAGGACTAGGAAATATTGGTCCTGCACAATCAGATTATTTTCAGGCAGTTAAGGGCGGAGGGCATGGAGATTATCGATGTATCGTCTTGGCGCCACATACGGTACAGGAGGTAGCTCATCTGACGTTTCATGCATTTGATTTAGCGGACATATACCGTATGCCGGTGATTCTTCTTGCCGACGGTGTTTTAGGGCAGATGATGGAACCGGTGAGCATAGAAAAAGAAAAGAAGAACACTCTGCCTGATAAGACATGGTCTCTGACAGGATGTAAAAATAGAAACCCCAATGTAGTTAAGTCTCTCTATCTAGGGGAGAAAGTGTTATATAACCATAATTGTAAATTACAAGACCGATATAAGAAAATAGAAGGCAGTGAAGTGATGTGCCAGACTTATAATGTCAGCGATGCACACTTGATATTAGTAGCCTATGGTATTTCTGCACGATTATGTAAATCTGCAATGAATGACTTAAGAAAAAAAGGTTTAAAAGTTGGACTTATTAGACCCATTACTTTATGGCCATTTCCATACGCATTATGCGAAAAGTATGCAGGAAAAAATAAAGTATTTCTTACCGTTGAAATGAGTTTTGGGCAAATGATAGAGGATGTTCGCTTGGGAGTAAACGGTAAGAGTGAAGTATGTTTTTATGGTCGCGGTGGCGGGGATATGTTGACTAAGCAAGAGATAGTAAAGGAAATTACACAACTCTATAAAAAGAAATTTCATTCATAA
- the rny gene encoding ribonuclease Y: protein MIEMTMLHWLMILGVSSVITFFIGYVIRKVLAEGKLENAEKVAKKIIADAQKETGSIKREATVFAKDELHKTRAEFERESKDRKQELTGLEKRILQKEENLDRKVELIEKKDNEINARDRELKNKEQRINDKIAELDSCIRKEMDNLMKITGLNKEEAKKMLLSRLEDEVRHEAASMLKQIEIETKDSADKKAKEIISSAIQRCAADHTSETTISTVALPSDEMKGRIIGREGRNIRALEAATGIDIIIDDTPEAVILSGFDAVRKEIAKNALEKLIVDGRIHPTRIEEVVAKAKKEIAQVIKDAGEQASFDTGVHGLHPEVIKLLGRLRFRTSYGQNVLNHSREVSYLMGVMASELGQDVQLAKRAGLLHDLGKAADHDIEGSHAVIGGDLAKKYGEGDLVINAIKSHHNDEEPQSVIATLVAAADAISGSRPGARSETLEAYIKRLGELERIANSFKGVDKTYAIQAGREIRVIVIPDKVDDNEAVFIARNITKKIQDELDYPGQIKVTVIRETRAIEYAK from the coding sequence ATGATAGAGATGACAATGCTACATTGGCTTATGATATTGGGAGTCAGTTCAGTTATTACTTTTTTTATCGGGTACGTAATAAGAAAAGTTCTTGCAGAAGGTAAATTGGAGAATGCAGAAAAAGTGGCAAAAAAAATAATTGCTGATGCGCAAAAAGAAACAGGATCAATTAAACGTGAAGCTACAGTGTTTGCAAAAGATGAGCTGCATAAAACTCGTGCTGAGTTTGAACGTGAGTCTAAGGATAGAAAACAGGAGCTTACTGGTCTTGAAAAACGAATTTTGCAAAAAGAGGAAAATCTTGATAGGAAAGTTGAGCTTATTGAAAAGAAAGATAATGAAATAAATGCGCGTGATAGAGAACTTAAAAATAAAGAGCAACGTATTAATGACAAGATAGCAGAGTTAGATTCATGTATCCGTAAAGAAATGGATAATTTGATGAAGATTACGGGGCTAAACAAAGAAGAAGCTAAGAAAATGCTCTTATCTAGGTTAGAAGATGAGGTAAGACATGAAGCGGCAAGCATGTTGAAACAGATTGAAATAGAAACAAAAGATTCCGCGGATAAAAAAGCTAAAGAAATTATCAGTTCTGCGATTCAGCGGTGTGCTGCTGATCATACATCTGAAACAACTATTTCAACTGTTGCGTTGCCAAGCGATGAAATGAAAGGCAGAATTATTGGACGTGAAGGAAGAAATATTCGCGCTCTTGAAGCAGCAACGGGAATAGACATAATTATTGATGATACCCCTGAAGCAGTAATTTTATCAGGTTTTGACGCTGTGAGAAAAGAGATTGCAAAAAATGCGCTCGAGAAATTGATTGTTGATGGGAGAATACATCCTACACGAATTGAAGAAGTTGTCGCGAAGGCAAAGAAAGAAATCGCTCAAGTCATTAAAGATGCGGGCGAACAGGCCTCATTCGACACTGGTGTTCATGGCTTGCATCCTGAAGTTATAAAGCTATTAGGGAGACTAAGGTTTAGAACAAGTTATGGTCAAAATGTTCTGAATCATTCACGAGAAGTAAGTTATCTTATGGGGGTGATGGCATCGGAGTTGGGTCAGGATGTACAGCTGGCGAAACGAGCAGGGCTTTTACATGACCTGGGTAAAGCTGCAGACCATGATATTGAAGGTTCACATGCTGTTATTGGCGGTGATTTAGCGAAGAAATATGGCGAAGGTGACCTGGTTATTAATGCTATTAAATCGCACCATAATGATGAAGAACCGCAATCTGTCATTGCCACTCTTGTAGCTGCGGCAGATGCGATATCCGGTTCACGTCCCGGGGCGAGATCTGAAACTTTAGAAGCATATATAAAGAGATTGGGTGAACTTGAACGTATTGCTAATTCCTTCAAAGGCGTTGATAAAACGTACGCGATTCAAGCAGGTAGGGAAATACGCGTTATTGTTATACCTGATAAGGTTGATGACAATGAAGCTGTATTTATTGCTCGAAATATAACCAAGAAAATACAAGATGAGCTTGATTATCCCGGGCAGATAAAAGTAACGGTTATCCGTGAAACACGTGCTATCGAGTATGCAAAATAA
- a CDS encoding 4Fe-4S dicluster domain-containing protein: MNKKSVKLVIDVERCKGCGLCIIACNRKILSLSKKMNKKGIHYVVCNDLDKCTSCTMCAIMCPDTAIEVFKEEKNT; this comes from the coding sequence ATGAACAAAAAATCAGTAAAATTGGTGATAGATGTTGAACGATGCAAAGGATGCGGCCTGTGCATTATCGCATGCAATAGAAAAATATTGTCGTTATCGAAAAAAATGAATAAAAAAGGGATACATTATGTCGTATGCAATGATCTTGATAAATGCACGAGTTGTACGATGTGTGCAATAATGTGTCCTGATACCGCGATTGAAGTATTTAAGGAAGAGAAGAATACATAG
- the dxs gene encoding 1-deoxy-D-xylulose-5-phosphate synthase: MAHYLDMIENPQDLKKLHADQLDLLADEMRTKIIDVVSKNGGHLASSLGAVELTIALHYVFESPEDKFVWDVGHQCYPHKIITGRKKEFETIRKKNGLSGFPKVHESPHDAFGTGHSSTSISAALGLAKGRDLRGEHDKKVVAIIGDGSMTGGMAYEALNNAGSIGRNFIVILNDNKMAISRSVGAMSAYLNRILTSNIYNTVKVDIEHLIEKIPKIGKPSIRLAQKIEESLKGLMVPGIIFEEMGFRYIGPVDGHDIKSLIRIFQSIKKTDKPIFLHVITKKGKGYIHSENDPEIFHGTGSFDLESGEVLKKVKNKTYTEEFGDIITDCARSDSRVVAITAAMTHGTGLLKFSELFPNRFFDVGIAEEHAVTFAAGLALQGHRPVVAIYSTFLQRAYDQIVHDVCLQNLPVIFAIDRAGVVGEDGPTHHGVFDISYLRHIPNMVIMQPRDVKEMRSMFNLALNHNGPVAIRYPRCTSAEYDKNQSLDSLSIGEADYMCSGKDGVIYALGEMVSVAHGARTILSSYGIDIGVVNMRFIKPLDRELIKKISEKTKTFITIEEHALAGGFGTALFEICEEEQIKDISILRIGIGDTFVEHGSRNELLDALSLTPEAVARCIAMKIFGHNSTLMHSLNEGEVPHAKIINFKG, translated from the coding sequence ATGGCACATTATTTAGATATGATTGAAAATCCGCAGGATTTAAAAAAGCTTCATGCTGACCAGCTTGATTTACTTGCAGATGAGATGAGAACAAAAATTATTGATGTGGTGTCAAAAAATGGAGGGCATCTCGCATCAAGTCTTGGCGCCGTTGAGCTTACTATTGCTCTTCATTATGTGTTTGAATCCCCTGAAGATAAATTTGTTTGGGATGTAGGTCATCAGTGTTATCCTCACAAAATCATTACGGGAAGAAAAAAAGAATTTGAAACTATACGCAAGAAGAATGGTTTAAGCGGCTTTCCAAAGGTACATGAAAGTCCACACGATGCATTTGGTACCGGACATAGTTCGACGTCTATATCTGCCGCACTGGGATTAGCTAAAGGCCGTGATCTGAGAGGTGAACACGACAAAAAAGTAGTTGCGATCATTGGTGATGGATCAATGACCGGAGGAATGGCTTATGAAGCGCTTAATAATGCGGGAAGTATAGGAAGGAATTTCATAGTTATTTTAAATGATAATAAAATGGCAATATCACGCAGTGTTGGCGCAATGAGTGCCTACCTTAACAGAATACTTACATCAAATATTTATAACACTGTAAAGGTTGATATTGAGCATCTTATTGAAAAAATACCGAAGATTGGAAAACCATCTATACGGTTAGCGCAGAAAATTGAGGAATCTTTAAAAGGTCTTATGGTTCCTGGGATTATATTTGAGGAGATGGGATTTAGGTATATCGGCCCAGTTGACGGACATGATATTAAATCATTGATAAGAATATTTCAGAGTATAAAAAAGACTGATAAACCGATATTTTTACATGTCATAACAAAAAAAGGTAAAGGATACATTCATAGCGAGAATGATCCTGAGATTTTTCATGGAACGGGTTCTTTTGACCTTGAGTCAGGAGAAGTCCTGAAAAAAGTTAAAAACAAGACTTATACTGAAGAATTTGGTGATATTATCACTGATTGTGCCAGGTCAGACAGCCGTGTTGTTGCAATTACTGCGGCTATGACGCACGGTACGGGTCTTTTAAAATTTTCTGAGTTATTTCCTAATAGATTCTTTGATGTCGGTATCGCTGAAGAGCACGCGGTAACATTTGCTGCAGGATTAGCGCTGCAAGGACATCGGCCGGTAGTGGCAATATACTCAACATTTTTGCAGCGTGCATATGACCAGATTGTCCATGATGTATGTTTACAGAATTTGCCCGTTATTTTTGCGATAGACAGAGCCGGGGTAGTCGGGGAAGACGGCCCCACACATCACGGTGTTTTTGATATTAGTTATCTGAGACACATCCCAAATATGGTCATTATGCAGCCGCGAGATGTTAAGGAAATGCGAAGCATGTTTAATCTTGCGCTTAATCATAACGGACCGGTTGCAATTCGTTATCCGCGATGCACGAGTGCAGAGTACGATAAAAATCAATCTCTTGATTCACTTTCTATTGGTGAAGCGGACTACATGTGTAGCGGTAAAGATGGTGTAATATATGCTTTAGGTGAAATGGTAAGTGTTGCTCATGGTGCTCGTACTATTCTTTCTTCTTATGGTATTGATATTGGTGTGGTGAATATGCGCTTTATAAAACCGCTTGATAGAGAACTTATTAAGAAAATAAGTGAAAAAACTAAGACGTTTATTACTATTGAAGAGCATGCACTCGCCGGTGGTTTTGGGACCGCTCTTTTTGAAATATGCGAAGAAGAACAAATTAAAGATATATCGATTTTACGAATTGGTATAGGTGATACCTTTGTCGAACACGGTAGTCGAAATGAGCTTTTAGATGCATTATCGCTCACACCTGAAGCTGTAGCTCGTTGCATAGCTATGAAAATATTTGGTCACAATTCTACCCTCATGCATTCTCTCAATGAGGGGGAAGTGCCCCATGCTAAGATTATAAATTTCAAGGGTTAG